A portion of the Krasilnikovia cinnamomea genome contains these proteins:
- a CDS encoding GGDEF domain-containing protein — protein MTTTSSPGDKSRQRLRSVRAGAALTMLTPLCTLVYVATTWSAGNRPAMAMICVSMLVLAAVALAGAQAIERAGRRATVQMAGLVVNIAGFTALALLDGGLKSAVGAYLPFLVIMLAVGMPLRPFLAVAGLAVAGYWTVAIIGGPAQMSYAVIHTIHTGIIATLCLRYSAAMVSLQRRLSDLSRIDPLTGCLNRRGFEERLANELAEAERTGDSAVLLLVDLDGFKEINDRYGHQAGDDLLVWTGRTIDEQLRTHDAVGRVGGDEFAAVLSGIEPDGVPVVLERLHAALDGVASAGIGYACYPAEATSPEALKEIADRRVYRDKVDHNRQVPAEAAVAGARGDGARRQSAKVSRHERRRRAITETGRLGISTPGMGLLYVLLFAGGHPNRWLMATLLTVAVTLGVTTVAAAARLSRSSAAAMIMPIVGALQFTICTVVVCLDGGASSTPALGMLTTLPLIALISPRAVLLPFAASAFVAIAVFVGVSSTWYAIGHLTSALVVSLVCASRGRVAAEQRRKLRELSRVDALTQCLNRRGFMERSTAELAHAHRHRRDLSLLILDLDRFKEVNDSEGHAAGDELLCWVGATLRERLHPHDVVGRLGGDEFVVLLSSHSAGETDDVAGDLEAALAERIGVSVGAGVLGRHGTDLEGLYAHADAELYRRKLARGRGRSRRPAAPADGNALVA, from the coding sequence GTGACGACCACGTCATCGCCGGGCGACAAGTCCCGCCAACGCCTGCGCAGCGTACGGGCCGGGGCCGCGCTCACCATGCTGACTCCGCTGTGCACCCTGGTGTACGTCGCGACCACCTGGTCGGCCGGGAACCGCCCGGCCATGGCGATGATCTGCGTGAGCATGCTGGTGCTGGCCGCCGTGGCCCTGGCCGGTGCCCAGGCCATCGAGCGCGCGGGGCGCCGCGCCACCGTCCAGATGGCCGGGCTCGTCGTCAACATCGCCGGATTCACCGCGCTGGCCCTGCTCGACGGCGGACTGAAGAGCGCGGTCGGCGCGTACCTGCCGTTCCTGGTCATCATGCTCGCGGTCGGCATGCCGCTGCGGCCGTTCCTCGCCGTCGCGGGCCTCGCCGTGGCCGGATACTGGACGGTCGCGATCATCGGCGGCCCCGCCCAGATGAGCTACGCCGTGATCCACACCATCCACACCGGCATCATCGCGACGCTGTGCCTGCGGTACTCGGCGGCCATGGTGTCGCTGCAGCGCCGCCTGAGCGACCTGTCGCGCATCGACCCGCTCACCGGCTGCCTCAACCGGCGCGGCTTCGAGGAACGCCTGGCGAACGAGCTGGCCGAGGCCGAGCGCACCGGCGACAGCGCCGTCCTGCTCCTGGTCGACCTGGACGGCTTCAAGGAGATCAACGACCGGTACGGCCACCAGGCCGGCGACGACCTGCTGGTCTGGACCGGCCGCACCATCGACGAGCAGTTGCGCACCCACGACGCCGTGGGACGCGTCGGCGGCGACGAGTTCGCCGCGGTGCTCAGCGGCATCGAACCCGACGGCGTTCCCGTGGTGCTCGAACGGCTGCATGCCGCCCTGGACGGGGTGGCCTCGGCCGGCATCGGGTACGCGTGCTATCCGGCGGAGGCGACCAGCCCCGAGGCCCTCAAGGAGATCGCCGACCGGCGCGTCTACCGCGACAAGGTGGACCACAACCGGCAGGTGCCTGCCGAGGCCGCGGTCGCCGGTGCGCGCGGCGACGGCGCGCGCCGCCAGTCGGCCAAGGTGTCCCGGCACGAGCGGCGCCGCCGCGCGATCACCGAGACCGGTCGGCTCGGCATCTCGACCCCGGGCATGGGGCTGCTCTACGTGCTGCTGTTCGCCGGCGGGCACCCGAACCGCTGGCTGATGGCCACACTGCTGACGGTCGCCGTCACCCTGGGCGTGACCACCGTCGCGGCGGCTGCCAGGCTGAGCCGCAGCTCCGCCGCCGCGATGATCATGCCCATCGTCGGCGCGCTCCAGTTCACCATCTGCACCGTTGTGGTCTGCCTGGACGGCGGGGCCAGCTCCACCCCCGCGCTCGGGATGCTCACCACGCTGCCGCTGATCGCGCTGATCAGCCCCAGGGCGGTGCTGCTGCCGTTCGCCGCGTCCGCATTCGTGGCCATCGCCGTGTTCGTCGGCGTCTCCAGCACGTGGTACGCGATCGGCCACCTCACCAGCGCACTGGTCGTCTCCCTGGTCTGCGCCAGCCGGGGCCGCGTCGCCGCCGAGCAGCGCCGAAAGCTGCGCGAACTGTCCCGAGTGGACGCGCTCACCCAGTGCCTCAACCGGCGGGGCTTCATGGAACGCTCCACCGCCGAACTGGCCCACGCCCACCGGCACCGCCGGGACCTGTCGCTGCTGATCCTCGACCTCGACCGGTTCAAGGAGGTCAACGACTCCGAGGGCCACGCGGCGGGCGACGAACTGCTCTGCTGGGTGGGCGCCACCCTCAGGGAGCGGCTGCACCCGCACGACGTGGTCGGCCGCCTCGGCGGTGACGAGTTCGTCGTCCTGCTCTCCTCGCACAGCGCCGGTGAGACCGACGACGTCGCCGGGGACCTGGAGGCCGCGCTGGCGGAACGCATCGGGGTCAGCGTCGGCGCCGGGGTCCTCGGCCGGCACGGCACCGATCTCGAAGGGCTGTACGCGCACGCCGACGCGGAACTGTACCGGCGCAAGCTGGCCCGGGGCCGGGGCCGCAGTCGCCGCCCGGCCGCCCCGGCGGACGGCAACGCGCTGGTCGCGTAG
- a CDS encoding diacylglycerol/lipid kinase family protein yields MSREVFTAVVNPAAGAGSAPERIIRVARALREGGAAVTVSFSRSLGHATDLAAEAAVRGHAVLAVGGDGLVGAVAAGLVGTGAELAVVPAGRGNDLARAVPLPADPRWAAESLRTLPARDVDVAEAESEAGGRVVVGGVYTGIDAAANDLANRRRLPRRPIAYQLAALAVMARWRPVGYTLTVDGQTVPLTGHTVVVANAPWYGGGLRVAPTASLDDGLMDLVTVGALPRRRMLPVLSALRHGTHLGLPGIAASRAREVTIEADRALPVYADGEPLGRCPVTVRVRPGALRLIGAPDPAGG; encoded by the coding sequence GTGAGCCGCGAGGTCTTCACCGCGGTGGTCAACCCCGCGGCGGGCGCGGGCAGCGCCCCGGAGCGGATCATCCGGGTGGCCCGTGCCCTGCGGGAGGGCGGCGCCGCGGTGACGGTGTCGTTCAGCCGGTCCCTCGGGCATGCCACCGATCTGGCCGCCGAGGCCGCGGTGCGGGGCCACGCGGTCCTGGCGGTGGGGGGTGACGGGTTGGTCGGGGCGGTCGCCGCCGGGCTGGTCGGCACGGGGGCCGAGCTGGCGGTCGTCCCGGCCGGGCGGGGCAACGACCTGGCCCGGGCGGTCCCGTTGCCCGCCGACCCCCGCTGGGCCGCCGAGTCCCTGCGCACCCTGCCCGCCCGGGACGTCGACGTGGCCGAGGCGGAGTCCGAGGCGGGGGGCCGGGTCGTGGTCGGCGGTGTCTACACCGGCATCGACGCGGCCGCCAACGACCTGGCGAACCGGCGGCGGCTGCCCCGGCGGCCGATCGCGTACCAGTTGGCGGCGCTCGCGGTGATGGCCCGCTGGCGTCCGGTCGGCTACACGCTCACCGTGGACGGCCAGACCGTCCCGCTGACCGGCCACACCGTGGTGGTCGCCAACGCACCCTGGTACGGCGGCGGCCTGCGCGTCGCGCCCACGGCCAGCCTCGACGACGGCCTGATGGACCTGGTCACGGTCGGGGCGCTGCCGCGCCGCCGGATGCTGCCCGTGCTGTCCGCCCTGCGCCACGGCACCCACCTCGGGCTGCCCGGCATCGCCGCCAGCCGGGCCCGCGAGGTCACCATCGAAGCCGACCGTGCCCTGCCCGTGTACGCCGACGGTGAACCCCTCGGCCGCTGCCCGGTCACCGTCCGGGTCCGGCCGGGCGCCCTGCGGTTGATCGGCGCCCCCGACCCGGCGGGCGGCTGA
- a CDS encoding acyl-CoA dehydrogenase family protein: MDSAGGNDSRTVEAALSAVDEGGAFHAYRVVELRARADAGGVHPAVLTFLRETGGPDTAGARVVTGACALGAGWAALDQALAYARSRVRRGASPDDHHTHRLIVPHAVRLEAARAALEATAARIDAGNRSPADGASRSQADAGDRSGAGGPASGLVSPPGPGTGLDTDGAIAAYLAVEAGAAAHAAVAAYGGPDPVIPATWTCGGQAWVLGIARDRLRAYAGTAGRFHRDLAAALGRLPADSGAPTAALALDCLAALLDGAESPRPGWGELVASAEAAGWLARRAVAAAAGALPAAADRGFAPAGCAALSRIFARQAALAVAEETLRRAPGPVRPGHRPERDAPPPGLAERVGLAERVGLAERVGLAERVGLAERIGLLDRARAAQAGLFADLDTVAAALAVRAVEPVTAS, encoded by the coding sequence ATGGATTCCGCTGGAGGAAACGATTCCCGAACGGTCGAGGCGGCGCTGTCCGCAGTGGACGAAGGCGGGGCGTTCCACGCGTACCGGGTCGTCGAGCTGCGGGCCCGGGCGGATGCCGGCGGGGTACACCCGGCCGTGCTGACGTTCCTGCGCGAGACCGGCGGCCCCGACACCGCCGGTGCGCGCGTCGTGACCGGGGCCTGTGCCCTGGGGGCCGGGTGGGCGGCGCTGGACCAGGCCCTCGCCTACGCGCGCAGCCGGGTGCGCCGCGGCGCCTCCCCGGACGACCACCACACCCACCGGCTGATCGTGCCGCACGCGGTCCGGCTGGAGGCGGCCCGCGCCGCCCTCGAGGCGACCGCGGCCCGGATCGACGCGGGCAACCGCTCTCCGGCTGACGGCGCCTCCCGCTCTCAGGCTGACGCGGGCGACCGCTCCGGGGCGGGCGGACCCGCGTCTGGGCTGGTTTCGCCGCCCGGCCCGGGGACCGGGCTCGACACCGACGGCGCCATCGCCGCGTACCTGGCCGTCGAGGCCGGTGCGGCCGCCCACGCGGCGGTCGCCGCGTACGGCGGGCCCGACCCGGTGATCCCCGCCACCTGGACGTGCGGTGGGCAGGCCTGGGTGCTCGGCATCGCCCGTGACCGTTTACGGGCGTATGCCGGCACCGCGGGCCGGTTCCACCGGGACCTCGCCGCCGCTCTCGGGCGGCTCCCGGCCGACTCCGGAGCCCCCACCGCCGCGCTCGCCCTGGACTGCCTGGCCGCGCTGCTGGACGGCGCCGAGTCCCCCCGGCCGGGGTGGGGGGAACTGGTCGCGTCCGCGGAGGCCGCCGGGTGGCTGGCCCGCCGTGCGGTCGCGGCCGCCGCCGGTGCCCTGCCAGCGGCGGCGGACCGGGGGTTCGCACCGGCCGGGTGCGCCGCGCTCAGCCGGATCTTCGCCCGCCAGGCGGCGCTCGCGGTTGCCGAGGAGACGCTGCGCCGTGCGCCCGGGCCCGTGCGGCCGGGCCACAGACCGGAGCGAGACGCGCCACCACCGGGGCTGGCGGAGCGAGTGGGGCTGGCCGAGCGAGTGGGGCTGGCGGAGCGAGTGGGGCTGGCGGAGCGAGTGGGGCTGGCGGAGCGCATCGGGCTGCTGGACCGGGCCCGGGCCGCTCAGGCCGGGCTGTTCGCCGACCTCGACACGGTCGCCGCCGCACTGGCCGTCCGTGCGGTGGAACCGGTTACGGCCTCCTGA
- a CDS encoding glycosyltransferase has translation MTVANLIAAPPVVVPAFAGTRPTTVDFSVVIPFHKPGGRLLSTVQRLAEVLHAQNISFEVIAVSAGCIDGSGATLADVAHTRVIASREIQDKGAALDAGFAAAGGTWIGILDIDGDGEIDPYEVVENLHRARDGYAIEA, from the coding sequence ATGACCGTTGCGAACCTGATCGCCGCCCCGCCCGTCGTCGTTCCCGCCTTCGCCGGAACGCGCCCCACCACCGTCGACTTCTCCGTCGTGATCCCGTTCCACAAGCCCGGCGGCCGGCTGCTCAGCACGGTGCAGCGGCTGGCCGAGGTGCTGCACGCGCAGAACATCAGCTTCGAGGTGATCGCCGTCTCCGCCGGCTGCATCGACGGCTCCGGCGCCACCCTGGCCGACGTGGCCCACACCCGGGTCATCGCCAGCCGCGAGATCCAGGACAAGGGCGCCGCTCTGGATGCGGGCTTCGCGGCCGCCGGCGGGACCTGGATCGGCATCCTCGACATCGACGGCGATGGCGAGATCGACCCGTACGAGGTCGTGGAGAACCTGCACCGCGCCCGCGACGGCTACGCCATCGAGGCCTGA
- a CDS encoding L-serine ammonia-lyase, with protein sequence MISVFELFKVGIGPSSSHTVGPMRAARIFAEGLAADGELARTVRVSAELFGSLGATGHGHGSDKAVLLGLAGEAPETVDTDTADERAAAMQARVPLLGKHDVDITVVLHRRRALPLHPNGMTFTAYDAAGEPVRSRTYYSVGGGFVVDGQAGTVVAEQVSVAHPFRTGADLLELTRATGQRISDVVLANERAWRTDADTHAGLLHIWQVMQECVTRGCSREGTLPGSLKVRRRAAELHRRLREEAYSVDPLRVMDWVTLFALAVNEENAAGGRVVTAPTNGAAGIVPAVLHYYARFVPGATDDGVVRFLLTAGAIGMLFKENASISGAEVGCQGEVGSACSMAAAGLAEVLGGTPEQVENAAEIAMEHNLGLTCDPVGGLVQIPCIERNAVASIKAITAARLALRGDGVHSVSLDKVIKTMRETGADMKIKYKETARGGLAVNVIEC encoded by the coding sequence ATGATCAGTGTGTTCGAGCTGTTCAAGGTAGGTATCGGGCCGTCGAGTTCGCACACCGTGGGGCCGATGCGCGCGGCCCGGATCTTCGCCGAGGGGCTGGCCGCCGACGGTGAGCTGGCGCGTACCGTCCGGGTCAGCGCGGAACTGTTCGGCTCGCTCGGCGCCACCGGGCACGGACACGGCAGCGACAAGGCCGTGCTGCTCGGTCTCGCGGGCGAGGCGCCCGAGACGGTGGACACCGACACGGCCGACGAGCGGGCCGCCGCGATGCAGGCGCGGGTGCCGCTGCTCGGCAAGCACGACGTCGACATCACCGTGGTGCTGCACCGCCGCCGAGCCCTGCCGCTGCACCCCAACGGGATGACCTTCACCGCGTACGACGCGGCCGGTGAGCCGGTGCGCTCCCGCACGTACTACTCGGTGGGCGGCGGCTTCGTCGTGGACGGGCAGGCGGGGACGGTGGTGGCCGAGCAGGTGAGCGTCGCGCACCCGTTCCGGACCGGCGCGGACCTGCTGGAGCTGACCCGGGCCACCGGGCAGCGGATCAGCGACGTGGTGCTGGCCAACGAGCGGGCCTGGCGTACCGACGCCGACACCCACGCGGGGCTGCTGCACATCTGGCAGGTGATGCAGGAGTGCGTCACCCGGGGATGCTCCCGGGAGGGCACGCTGCCGGGGAGCCTGAAGGTGCGCCGCCGCGCGGCCGAGCTGCACCGCAGGCTGCGCGAGGAGGCCTACAGCGTCGACCCGCTGCGGGTGATGGACTGGGTGACGCTGTTCGCCCTGGCGGTCAACGAGGAGAACGCGGCGGGCGGGCGGGTCGTCACCGCACCCACCAACGGCGCGGCCGGGATCGTGCCCGCGGTGCTGCACTACTACGCGCGTTTCGTGCCCGGCGCCACCGACGACGGCGTCGTCCGTTTCCTGCTCACCGCCGGTGCCATCGGGATGTTGTTCAAGGAGAACGCGAGCATCTCCGGCGCCGAGGTGGGCTGCCAGGGTGAGGTCGGCTCGGCCTGCTCGATGGCCGCGGCCGGGCTGGCCGAGGTACTCGGCGGCACCCCGGAGCAGGTGGAGAACGCCGCCGAGATCGCCATGGAGCACAACCTGGGCCTCACCTGCGACCCGGTCGGCGGGCTGGTGCAGATCCCGTGCATCGAGCGCAACGCGGTGGCCAGCATCAAGGCGATCACCGCGGCGCGGCTGGCGCTGCGCGGTGACGGGGTGCACAGCGTCTCCCTGGACAAGGTCATCAAGACCATGCGGGAAACCGGTGCCGACATGAAGATCAAGTACAAGGAGACCGCCCGCGGTGGTCTCGCGGTCAATGTCATCGAGTGTTGA
- a CDS encoding DUF3616 domain-containing protein, whose protein sequence is MTLEHTVRLHFGDRSRAAATHTNLSAVRADGAVLWVAGDETATVERLVADDPHRPTAYGDEATFRLADLVDLPGDDSEEEADIEGLARTGHFLWAVGSHSLRRRQIKSRHPDAKALKRLGRVEGQDNRQILVRLPIAEVDGLPTPVREIVVDGQAQRAAILAGRGNLRALLADDEHLAPFLAIPGKDNGLDIEGIAVRGDRVYLGLRGPVLRGWAIVLEVRPYPDPEHPGRLLLRPFDDERPYRKYVLDLDGLGVRDLCPDGDDLLVLAGPTMNLDGPVRIYRWHGACRVEMPAVVRGEAVSREVELPYGEGDDHAEGIGLLAPREQGRVLVVYDSPAADRLTDDGAVVADVVRLPPGDA, encoded by the coding sequence ATGACTCTGGAACACACCGTCCGGCTGCACTTCGGGGACCGGTCCCGGGCCGCCGCCACGCACACGAACCTGTCCGCGGTCCGCGCCGACGGCGCAGTGCTGTGGGTCGCGGGTGACGAGACCGCGACGGTGGAGCGGCTGGTGGCCGACGATCCGCACCGCCCCACCGCGTACGGTGACGAGGCGACGTTCCGGCTGGCCGACCTGGTCGATCTCCCCGGCGACGACAGCGAGGAGGAGGCCGACATCGAGGGCCTCGCCCGGACGGGACACTTCCTGTGGGCGGTCGGCTCGCACAGCCTGCGCCGGCGGCAGATCAAGTCCCGCCACCCCGACGCGAAGGCGCTCAAGCGGCTGGGCCGGGTGGAGGGGCAGGACAACCGGCAGATCCTGGTCCGGCTGCCGATCGCCGAGGTGGACGGGCTGCCCACCCCGGTCCGCGAGATCGTCGTCGACGGCCAGGCGCAGCGGGCGGCGATCCTCGCCGGGCGGGGCAACCTGCGGGCCCTGCTGGCGGACGACGAGCACCTCGCACCGTTCCTGGCCATCCCGGGCAAGGACAACGGGCTGGACATCGAGGGCATCGCGGTCCGCGGTGACCGGGTCTACCTCGGGCTGCGTGGGCCCGTGCTACGCGGCTGGGCGATCGTGCTCGAGGTGCGCCCGTACCCGGATCCGGAGCATCCCGGCCGGTTGTTGCTGCGGCCCTTCGACGACGAGCGGCCCTACCGCAAGTACGTGCTGGACCTCGACGGGCTGGGCGTGCGCGACCTGTGCCCGGACGGCGACGACCTGCTCGTGCTGGCCGGACCGACCATGAACCTGGACGGGCCGGTGCGGATCTACCGCTGGCATGGCGCCTGCCGGGTGGAGATGCCCGCGGTCGTCCGCGGCGAGGCCGTCAGCCGGGAGGTGGAACTGCCCTACGGCGAGGGCGACGACCACGCCGAGGGGATCGGGCTGCTGGCGCCGCGCGAGCAGGGCCGGGTGCTGGTCGTGTACGACAGCCCGGCGGCGGACCGCCTCACCGACGACGGCGCCGTCGTCGCTGACGTGGTCCGCCTCCCGCCCGGCGACGCCTGA
- a CDS encoding FAD-binding oxidoreductase codes for MNELRHVARWGDPADAVTLSPGVRDLLGSALGVRGPRPAAEKADLHPASLPPAALADLVTACPRVHTDDATRLAHAAGKSTEDLLRLRAGQAHDAPDAVARPGSHDEVAALLAACARQHVAVVPFGGGTSVVGGLAARRDGFAGLLALDLGGLDRLIRVDPVSRTATAEAGLRAPQAERLLNAQGYTLGHFPQSFEYASLGGFAATRSSGQASAGYGRFDRMVVGLKAATPVGTVELGRAPESAAGPDLRQLLLGSEGVFGVITELTLRVRPNPAERHYTGWVFPDFVTGGDAVRSLAQDGPLPTVLRLSDEAETAINAATGSGPAADGGCLAVVGVEGTKGEVAARSEALHARLTALGGAPLGEAAGEHWRAGRYRAPYLRDALLDAGALAETLETATFWDRLPQTYAAVREALVTTLADAGTPPLVLCHISHVYDTGASLYFTVVAAQADDPVAQWRAAKTAAADAIAATGATITHHHGVGRDHRPWYGREIGPVGAAALRGVKEALDPYGILNPGILLP; via the coding sequence ATGAATGAGCTGCGCCATGTGGCCCGCTGGGGCGACCCCGCCGACGCCGTGACCCTGTCCCCCGGGGTACGGGACCTGCTCGGCTCCGCCCTGGGAGTGCGCGGGCCACGCCCCGCCGCCGAGAAGGCCGACCTGCATCCGGCGTCGCTGCCCCCCGCCGCCCTCGCCGACCTGGTCACCGCGTGCCCGCGCGTGCACACCGACGACGCCACCCGGCTGGCGCACGCCGCGGGCAAGTCCACCGAGGACCTGCTGCGGCTGCGCGCGGGCCAGGCCCACGACGCCCCGGACGCGGTGGCCCGGCCCGGCTCACACGACGAGGTGGCGGCGCTGCTGGCCGCCTGCGCCCGGCAGCACGTCGCGGTGGTCCCGTTCGGCGGTGGCACCTCCGTGGTGGGCGGGCTGGCCGCCCGCCGCGACGGCTTCGCCGGGCTGCTGGCCCTGGACCTGGGCGGGCTGGACCGGCTGATCCGCGTCGACCCGGTGTCGCGCACCGCGACGGCCGAGGCCGGGCTGCGCGCCCCGCAGGCCGAGCGGCTGCTCAACGCGCAGGGCTACACGCTCGGCCACTTCCCCCAGTCCTTCGAGTACGCGAGCCTCGGCGGCTTCGCGGCCACCCGCTCCAGCGGCCAGGCCTCGGCCGGGTACGGGCGCTTCGACCGGATGGTCGTCGGCCTCAAGGCGGCCACGCCGGTCGGCACCGTGGAGCTCGGCCGTGCCCCCGAGTCCGCGGCCGGACCCGACCTGCGGCAACTGCTGCTCGGCTCCGAGGGCGTCTTCGGGGTCATCACCGAACTGACCCTGCGGGTCCGGCCCAACCCGGCCGAGCGGCACTACACCGGCTGGGTCTTCCCCGACTTCGTGACCGGTGGCGACGCGGTGCGCTCCCTCGCCCAGGACGGGCCGCTGCCCACCGTGCTGCGGCTCTCCGACGAGGCGGAGACCGCGATCAACGCGGCCACCGGTTCCGGCCCGGCCGCCGACGGCGGCTGCCTGGCCGTGGTCGGCGTCGAGGGTACGAAAGGCGAGGTGGCAGCCCGCTCCGAGGCCCTGCACGCGCGCCTGACCGCGCTCGGCGGCGCCCCGCTCGGCGAGGCCGCGGGCGAGCACTGGCGCGCGGGCCGGTACCGGGCGCCGTACCTGCGCGACGCGCTGCTCGACGCCGGGGCGCTGGCCGAGACGCTGGAGACCGCCACGTTCTGGGACCGGCTGCCGCAGACGTACGCCGCGGTCCGCGAGGCGCTGGTCACCACGCTCGCCGACGCCGGGACACCGCCGCTGGTGCTCTGCCACATCTCCCACGTGTACGACACCGGCGCCTCGCTGTACTTCACCGTGGTGGCGGCACAGGCCGACGACCCGGTGGCGCAGTGGCGGGCGGCCAAGACCGCGGCCGCCGACGCGATCGCCGCCACCGGCGCCACCATCACCCACCACCACGGCGTCGGCCGCGACCACCGCCCCTGGTACGGCCGGGAGATCGGCCCGGTCGGGGCGGCCGCGCTGCGCGGGGTCAAGGAGGCGCTGGACCCGTACGGAATCCTCAATCCCGGAATCCTGCTGCCGTGA
- a CDS encoding PHB depolymerase family esterase, translating to MAHFPIRRVRHLAVVLAVLLGTALAAPRPAHAAGLEQVTGFGTNPGNLAMYAYRPADLPPGAPAVVLLHGCTQDAAGYFANSGWRTFADRWHFALVLAQQRTANNSAACFNWFLPADTGRGQGEALSIRQMAGYAVATYGSDPSRIFVSGLSAGGAMSAVMLATYPDLFAAGSIVAGLPYRCATSVAAAVTCQYVPPDRTPAQWGDLVRAAFPGYPGPRPRVAIWHGQADWKVVPANGVELRDQFTDVLGVPAQPTATRTLPAGTTLEVYGADQVRLYRIAGMAHGLPVDPGAEAQQCGTAAAYFLDTICSAYSDAVFFGLDR from the coding sequence ATGGCCCATTTCCCCATCCGCCGTGTCCGTCACCTCGCCGTCGTCCTCGCCGTCCTCCTCGGCACCGCCCTCGCCGCCCCCCGGCCGGCGCATGCCGCGGGCCTGGAACAGGTGACCGGCTTCGGCACCAACCCCGGCAACCTCGCCATGTACGCGTACCGCCCCGCTGACCTGCCGCCCGGGGCGCCCGCGGTCGTGTTGCTGCACGGCTGCACCCAGGACGCCGCCGGCTACTTCGCCAACTCCGGGTGGCGCACCTTCGCCGACCGGTGGCACTTCGCGCTGGTGCTGGCGCAACAGCGCACGGCGAACAACTCCGCCGCCTGCTTCAACTGGTTCCTGCCCGCAGACACCGGCCGGGGGCAGGGCGAAGCGTTGTCCATCCGGCAGATGGCCGGCTACGCCGTGGCCACGTACGGATCCGACCCGTCCCGGATCTTCGTCTCGGGCCTGTCGGCGGGCGGCGCGATGAGCGCCGTCATGCTGGCCACCTACCCCGACCTGTTCGCCGCCGGCTCGATCGTCGCCGGCCTGCCCTACCGGTGCGCCACCTCCGTGGCCGCCGCCGTGACCTGCCAGTACGTGCCGCCCGACCGGACGCCCGCGCAGTGGGGCGACCTGGTGCGCGCCGCCTTCCCGGGTTACCCCGGGCCACGGCCCCGGGTGGCGATCTGGCACGGCCAGGCCGACTGGAAGGTCGTCCCGGCCAACGGGGTCGAGCTGCGTGACCAGTTCACCGACGTGCTGGGCGTCCCGGCGCAGCCGACCGCGACCCGGACGCTGCCCGCGGGCACCACGCTGGAGGTGTACGGCGCCGACCAGGTCCGGCTGTACCGGATCGCGGGCATGGCCCACGGCCTGCCGGTGGACCCCGGCGCGGAGGCGCAGCAGTGCGGGACCGCGGCCGCGTACTTCCTGGACACGATCTGTTCGGCGTACTCCGACGCCGTGTTCTTCGGCCTCGACCGCTGA
- a CDS encoding TetR/AcrR family transcriptional regulator, giving the protein MTSSCNTPEQGSDGPERGRTADDALLDAARDCVLAVGLRRTTLTDVARRAGVSRMTMYRRWPDMASLVGDLMTREWSELAVRAQAAARGEHARARVVDSLTTGARQLRKHPVFRRIVELDPEILLPYLVDRRGTSQDLILAGLVATLAEGHADGSVRAAPAAVLGRAVLLALHGFVISAGTMTDHSAEASETATEDDLDAELRLLLDRYLAP; this is encoded by the coding sequence ATGACGTCCAGTTGTAACACCCCCGAGCAGGGGTCGGACGGCCCGGAGCGGGGGCGGACCGCCGACGACGCGTTGCTGGACGCCGCCCGCGACTGCGTTCTCGCGGTCGGCCTGCGCCGCACCACCCTCACCGACGTGGCGCGCCGCGCCGGGGTCTCCCGAATGACCATGTACCGCCGCTGGCCCGACATGGCCTCCCTGGTCGGCGACCTGATGACCCGCGAGTGGAGCGAGCTGGCGGTACGCGCCCAGGCCGCGGCGCGCGGGGAACACGCCCGGGCCCGCGTCGTCGACAGCCTCACCACGGGCGCCCGCCAGTTGCGTAAGCATCCGGTGTTCCGCCGCATCGTCGAGCTGGATCCGGAGATCCTGCTGCCCTACCTGGTGGATCGCCGCGGCACCAGCCAGGACCTGATCCTCGCCGGGCTGGTGGCGACGCTCGCCGAGGGCCACGCCGACGGTTCGGTACGCGCCGCGCCCGCCGCCGTGCTCGGCCGCGCGGTCCTGCTGGCCCTGCACGGCTTCGTCATCTCCGCCGGCACGATGACCGACCACTCCGCCGAGGCGAGCGAGACGGCCACCGAAGACGACCTCGACGCCGAGCTGCGCCTGCTCCTCGACCGTTACCTCGCGCCATGA